The Candidatus Schekmanbacteria bacterium genome contains a region encoding:
- a CDS encoding ATP-binding cassette domain-containing protein, which produces MPLLRIENLKKSYDGNPALRGVSLQIDDGEIFGLLGPNGAGKTTLISILSSLFKEEEGTIEIIENGNSYYPENYKKHIGVVPQDISLYSELTCEENLIFFSRLYGIKGRESKDRTKELLSLAGLEKRAKDRVKSLSGGMKRRLNLVCGLVNSPSLLFLDEPTVGVDPQSREHIYSMIKMLKSQSVTSLLATHYMNEAETLCDRIAIMDKGKILMVHTIEEYMDLFAEKLNLEHIDMEKIFLHITGKELRD; this is translated from the coding sequence ATGCCTTTATTAAGGATTGAAAATTTAAAAAAGAGTTATGATGGGAATCCTGCCCTTAGGGGAGTGAGTTTACAAATCGATGATGGTGAAATATTTGGGTTATTAGGTCCCAATGGGGCAGGAAAGACTACACTCATATCTATCTTGTCTTCTCTTTTCAAGGAAGAAGAAGGCACTATCGAGATAATTGAAAATGGTAACAGCTATTATCCAGAAAATTATAAAAAGCACATAGGTGTTGTGCCTCAGGATATTTCCCTTTACAGTGAATTGACCTGTGAAGAAAATCTTATCTTTTTTTCAAGACTCTATGGCATCAAGGGTAGAGAATCAAAAGATAGGACAAAAGAACTTCTTTCACTTGCAGGATTGGAAAAACGGGCAAAGGATAGAGTCAAATCACTATCAGGTGGTATGAAAAGACGCCTCAACCTTGTGTGCGGCCTTGTTAATTCACCTTCTTTGCTATTCCTCGATGAGCCCACAGTAGGGGTTGACCCTCAGTCGCGTGAGCATATCTATTCAATGATTAAAATGCTGAAGTCCCAATCGGTTACATCACTTTTAGCAACTCATTATATGAATGAGGCAGAAACACTTTGCGACAGAATCGCCATAATGGACAAAGGGAAAATTTTAATGGTGCACACAATCGAAGAATATATGGATTTGTTTGCGGAAAAGCTCAACCTCGAGCACATAGATATGGAAAAGATATTTCTCCATATCACAGGAAAGGAATTGCGGGATTAA
- a CDS encoding YceI family protein, producing MSGVEGGNIKGGVILKKLRKTKTNISLFLSLSVFFLSSFFILSSASSETVRYNFDSATSKIIFKGKSTLHSFEGEATEISGFAQGDTENIDRNPKGNFQVKVKSMKCEKEKMTANMLEDMEADKYPTIDFELQDVSILKQPDESNKYYLVSISGKLTIHGVTKEITFPADVEITEKDFNLHANVPLSLKDFNIKPSSFLFFLRVKDRIDLEIHIHGLRENV from the coding sequence ATCTCCGGAGTTGAAGGAGGCAACATTAAGGGAGGGGTTATATTGAAAAAATTGAGGAAAACTAAAACAAATATATCCTTGTTTCTTTCTCTATCTGTCTTTTTTCTATCTTCATTCTTTATTCTATCATCTGCTTCAAGCGAAACAGTACGTTATAATTTCGATTCAGCAACAAGCAAAATAATATTCAAAGGGAAATCTACACTTCATTCATTTGAAGGTGAAGCGACTGAAATATCCGGATTTGCACAAGGAGACACTGAAAATATCGATAGGAATCCCAAAGGGAATTTTCAGGTAAAAGTGAAATCTATGAAATGTGAAAAAGAAAAAATGACAGCCAATATGCTTGAAGATATGGAGGCAGACAAATATCCTACCATTGATTTCGAACTACAAGATGTTTCCATTTTAAAGCAACCTGATGAAAGCAATAAATATTATTTAGTAAGCATATCTGGAAAACTCACAATACATGGAGTCACAAAGGAAATAACTTTTCCTGCAGATGTTGAAATTACTGAAAAGGACTTCAATTTGCATGCAAATGTGCCACTATCCTTGAAAGACTTCAATATAAAACCATCATCATTTCTCTTCTTTCTGCGAGTTAAAGATAGAATCGACTTGGAAATTCACATCCATGGACTGAGAGAAAATGTTTGA
- a CDS encoding NAD-dependent epimerase/dehydratase family protein, which translates to MEQKTNKMRKTFFITGATGLLGSRVAYELVNNGYNVICLARSREDEKAEERVIKKISFWSPSECRKFFNNITILDGDIEAEDLGLKKDAISLLKDVSPIFIHSAACTSFEARDKKSLFKTNLEGTKNCLNTAKAVSALHFNHISTAYIAGNYNGIFSESDFNVNQQFKNAYEESKFEAEKAVRKFSEATKIPVTIFRPSIIMGDTLSGKTFNFNTLYSYLKVINVIASRIRNKKISDEIRFECSKNTTKNIIPADYASKAIAALILSKRQNRLETFHITNPNPPTFSKLNKLFHKALSLKPLKLVDLLEENKDKLSKTETMLKKAMKTYRSYLFHEPLLASMYTLSILEERGIAFPNLDEDYYFKIIDYFLKKNSFSKKEKNAFIQLFEIRMQSAVGTRIIPNLKTLTKDFVLCLEDINTNYFISVEEGKLISFQINSPKEGLFKFTLSSNVFTDLLLSKIRPQEAFFKKLVHIDGSLLDALSLSTVFEKFFSIFSSELNELQMA; encoded by the coding sequence ATGGAGCAGAAAACAAATAAAATGAGAAAAACATTCTTTATAACTGGCGCCACAGGGCTTCTTGGTAGCAGGGTTGCTTATGAGCTTGTGAATAACGGCTACAATGTTATCTGCCTTGCGCGAAGCAGAGAAGATGAAAAAGCCGAAGAAAGAGTAATCAAAAAAATCTCTTTTTGGTCACCATCAGAATGCAGAAAATTTTTCAATAATATTACAATATTAGATGGAGACATAGAAGCTGAAGATTTGGGCTTGAAAAAGGACGCAATTTCTCTTCTAAAAGATGTCTCGCCAATTTTTATCCACAGTGCTGCATGTACATCCTTTGAAGCGAGAGACAAAAAATCTTTATTCAAAACCAATTTAGAAGGCACAAAAAACTGTTTAAATACAGCAAAAGCTGTATCAGCACTCCATTTCAATCATATAAGCACAGCTTACATTGCAGGCAATTATAACGGGATCTTTTCTGAATCAGACTTCAATGTCAATCAACAATTCAAAAATGCCTATGAAGAATCGAAGTTTGAAGCAGAAAAAGCAGTAAGGAAATTCAGTGAAGCAACAAAAATTCCTGTCACAATCTTTCGCCCTTCAATCATAATGGGCGATACATTATCAGGAAAAACCTTCAACTTCAATACCCTCTATTCATACTTGAAGGTCATAAATGTAATTGCATCAAGAATCAGAAATAAAAAGATAAGTGATGAAATAAGATTTGAATGCTCAAAGAATACGACAAAGAATATAATACCTGCCGATTATGCATCTAAAGCCATTGCCGCCTTAATCCTGTCGAAAAGGCAGAATAGATTGGAAACATTTCATATAACCAATCCCAATCCGCCAACATTCTCGAAACTAAATAAGTTATTCCATAAAGCTCTCTCTTTGAAACCGCTGAAACTCGTGGACCTATTGGAGGAGAATAAAGACAAACTCTCGAAAACAGAAACCATGCTTAAAAAGGCAATGAAAACCTATCGCTCATATCTTTTCCATGAGCCATTGCTTGCATCGATGTATACTCTTTCAATTCTTGAAGAAAGGGGAATTGCTTTTCCAAATCTCGATGAGGATTACTACTTTAAAATTATTGATTATTTCCTCAAAAAAAATTCCTTCTCAAAGAAGGAGAAAAACGCATTTATTCAGTTATTTGAAATCAGGATGCAGTCGGCTGTTGGGACGAGAATTATACCAAACCTCAAAACATTGACAAAAGACTTCGTCCTCTGCCTTGAAGATATAAATACGAATTATTTCATAAGTGTAGAAGAAGGAAAGTTAATTAGTTTCCAAATCAATTCTCCAAAAGAAGGGCTATTTAAATTTACTTTATCTTCCAATGTTTTTACCGACCTTCTTCTATCAAAAATCAGACCTCAAGAAGCATTCTTCAAAAAACTCGTTCACATCGACGGCTCTTTGCTCGATGCACTCTCTCTTTCAACGGTATTTGAAAAATTTTTTTCAATCTTCAGCAGTGAATTAAATGAATTACAAATGGCATAA
- a CDS encoding alpha/beta fold hydrolase, with product MFEENIFVENDGIHLEGIISYSEKTKNDSAILLFPPHPKLGGDIKNNVITALSNAFVKNGFFTARFNYRGVGKSEMEDKDISLFDYWDSLDSKNDFTKIIADNNLAAEEIINISSAKSLILVGYSFGTKIAAELSLKQNVSHIVLISPPLSFYDYSKLAQFGGKILFILAENDICLNEDELKLFTKKHSIDAKIELIRGEDHFYRGKEDKIAEISLSFISQ from the coding sequence ATGTTTGAAGAAAATATCTTCGTAGAAAATGACGGCATACATCTTGAAGGGATAATCTCCTATAGCGAAAAGACAAAAAACGATTCTGCCATCCTTTTATTCCCACCCCATCCTAAATTGGGGGGAGATATAAAAAATAATGTAATAACCGCACTTTCAAATGCCTTTGTCAAAAATGGCTTTTTTACTGCCAGATTCAACTATAGAGGAGTTGGGAAAAGTGAGATGGAGGATAAAGATATCTCTCTTTTCGATTATTGGGATAGTCTTGATTCAAAGAATGATTTTACAAAAATAATCGCTGATAATAATCTTGCGGCAGAAGAGATAATCAATATCTCATCGGCTAAAAGTCTTATTCTTGTCGGATATTCTTTTGGGACAAAAATAGCCGCAGAGTTATCTTTGAAGCAAAATGTTTCTCATATCGTCTTGATATCACCTCCCCTTTCCTTCTATGATTATTCAAAGCTTGCGCAATTTGGTGGAAAAATTCTTTTTATTCTTGCTGAAAATGATATCTGTCTGAATGAAGATGAATTAAAATTATTTACAAAGAAACACTCAATCGATGCTAAAATAGAATTAATCAGAGGTGAAGACCATTTTTATAGAGGGAAAGAGGATAAAATTGCTGAAATATCTTTAAGTTTTATCTCTCAATAG